One window of Magallana gigas chromosome 2, xbMagGiga1.1, whole genome shotgun sequence genomic DNA carries:
- the LOC105321456 gene encoding uncharacterized protein isoform X1 gives MKVQQLKITTTKNSLIIPLVLSVYFAIQMESFPTRICEGLEYISEAVFVGLCDIVGTSEEVAIRRETEDIREMLDRRVMPNDGMIDMTSGSDREGFRLKGSDVDFMYWLNNHRVIMDMSQSEYYNRANTTLILSDSSESPPGFTLLQLLTPTTIGEVQSACVRMNDRVYISSSTYRQLTCSVVEPNSTVHGPCGSGVRAGVEYDHAYCFVSDFWPLSASSWIDRCHSWPDPEIVNDIVRNGCHFVAIGHPLGPHENQEWRFSFSQAENKLVYSMNHCQFLTYGLLKFFLKEVMNQQSEETNKLLCSYHMKTTVFWAIQQNTLPHWCPQNLLTSFWVCFKLLLRWVYQGVCPNIFIPQNNLFLTKVHGSAQNRLFLQLHELYKKGLACLLQSSSIRSCIIDVLYNPRLSICTDESIMRSEVHYDVQLVNESFKVVANTDLFGLTKVIHTIEQLVDSPLTHYQLVALRRLTAFLFQCTASRLHNIYTYTGVNKQMYIADKMSCHMLKLAAKFGCVSDMLYIAMYYNKTLRYREALSVLEMTKIKLAQPYLMYNLRVDREKYTEAVGGQSWSTKSRQAVAWDILLDNEICYISELIPEQQSALQNRMGLLFIPVFVMLHFLEFLCYRHIDTTLSQAALDELQVLVHHDQGLYVCDVLRDISWEILGICQQITGNLQAALYSYQQSLSTQNQFSRIQTATQGRIQEVVSHR, from the exons atgaaagtacaACAACTGAAAATTACCACAACTAAAAATAGCTTGATAATTCCCCTGGTGTTATCAGTATATTTTGCCATCCAAATGGAGTCATTTCCAACAAGAAT ATGTGAGGGACTGGAGTACATATCAGAGGCAGTCTTTGTGGGACTGTGTGATATAGTGGGGACCTCAGAAGAGGTAGCAATCAGGAGGGAGACAGAGGACATCAGGGAGATGTTGGACAGACGAGTGATGCCTAATGATGGGATGATTGATATGACGAGTGGAAGTGACAGAGAAGGTTTCAGACTGAAGGGATCAGATGTGGACTTTATGTACTGGCTAAACAACCACCGAGTGATCATGGACATGTCTCAGTCTGAGTATTACAACAGAGCCAATACAACCTTGATTCTCTCTGACAGTTCTGagagtccaccaggattcacTCTACTTCAGTTACTGACACCAACAACAATCGGAGAGGTCCAATCAGCATGTGTCAGAATGAATGACAGAGTCTATATATCTAGTTCTACATACAGACAGCTAACTTGTTCAGTAGTAGAACCTAATTCTACTGTACATGGACCCTGTGGTAGTGGTGTTAGAGCAGGAGTAGAATATGACCATGCCTACTGTTTTGTTAGTGACTTTTGGCCTCTGTCTGCCTCCTCATGGATAGACAGATGTCATTCATGGCCTGATCCTGAAATTGTCAATGACATTGTCAGAAATGGATGTcactttgtagcaataggacacCCATTAGGACCCCATGAAAATCAAGAATGGAGATTTTCTTTTTCTCAGGCAGAAAATAAACTAGTGTACTCAATGAACCACTGCCAGTTTTTGACTTATGGATTGTTAAagtttttcttaaaagaagTAATGAATCAACAGTCAGAGGAAACCAATAAACTGTTGTGTTCCTATCACATGAAGACAACAGTTTTCTGGGcaattcaacaaaacacactacCTCACTGGTGTCCACAAAATCTCCTGACCAGTTTCTGGGTCTGCTTTAAACTCCTCCTTAGATGGGTGTATCAGGGAGTTTGTCCAAACATTTTCATACCACAAAACAACCTGTTTCTGACAAAGGTTCATGGCTCAGCACAAAACAGATTGTTCCTACAGTTACATGAATTGTACAAGAAAGGTCTGGCCTGTCTGTTACAGAGTTCCTCTATCAGGTCTTGCATCATTGATGTCCTGTACAATCCTAGACTTTCTATTTGTACAGATGAAAGTATAATGAGGTCTGAAGTTCATTATGATGTACAACTTGTAAACGAGTCTTTTAAAGTTGTCGCTAATACAGATCTATTTGGTCTTACCAAAGTCATACACACAATAGAACAGTTGGTAGATTCACCCCTGACACACTATCAACTTGTTGCATTACGCAGACTTACAGCTTTCTTATTTCAGTGTACTGCATCTAGATTACACAACATTTACACTTACACAGGTGTCAACAAACAGATGTATATTGCAGACAAAATGTCCTGTCACATGCTGAAATTAGCGGCCAAGTTTGGATGTGTATCTGACATGTTGTACATTGCCATGTATTATAACAAGACACTCAGATATAGGGAAGCTTTATCTGTTTTAGAGATGACTAAGATCAAGTTAGCACAGCCATATCTGATGTATAATTTACGTGTAGACAGAGAGAAGTATACTGAGGCTGTAGGGGGACAGTCCTGGTCTACAAAGAGCAGACAGGCTGTAGCATGGGATATCTTACTTGACAATGAAATCTGTTATATCAGTGAACTAATACCAGAACAACAGTCTGCTCTACAGAATAGAATGGGTTTATTATTTATCCCAGTGTTTGTAATGTTACACTTCCTAGAGTTCTTGTGTTACAGACACATTGATACAACATTATCACAAGCAGCTCTAGATGAGCTACAGGTCCTAGTCCACCATGATCAGGGACTGTATGTATGTGATGTACTCAGAGACATCTCCTGGGAgatcctggggatctgtcaacagatcacAGGGAACCTCCAGGCTGCTCTATACTCATACCAACAGTCACTTAGCACACAGAATCAATTCTCCAGAATACAAACTGCTACACAGGGGAGAATTCAGGAGGTAGTCTCACACCGGTAA
- the LOC105321456 gene encoding uncharacterized protein isoform X2, whose translation MLDRRVMPNDGMIDMTSGSDREGFRLKGSDVDFMYWLNNHRVIMDMSQSEYYNRANTTLILSDSSESPPGFTLLQLLTPTTIGEVQSACVRMNDRVYISSSTYRQLTCSVVEPNSTVHGPCGSGVRAGVEYDHAYCFVSDFWPLSASSWIDRCHSWPDPEIVNDIVRNGCHFVAIGHPLGPHENQEWRFSFSQAENKLVYSMNHCQFLTYGLLKFFLKEVMNQQSEETNKLLCSYHMKTTVFWAIQQNTLPHWCPQNLLTSFWVCFKLLLRWVYQGVCPNIFIPQNNLFLTKVHGSAQNRLFLQLHELYKKGLACLLQSSSIRSCIIDVLYNPRLSICTDESIMRSEVHYDVQLVNESFKVVANTDLFGLTKVIHTIEQLVDSPLTHYQLVALRRLTAFLFQCTASRLHNIYTYTGVNKQMYIADKMSCHMLKLAAKFGCVSDMLYIAMYYNKTLRYREALSVLEMTKIKLAQPYLMYNLRVDREKYTEAVGGQSWSTKSRQAVAWDILLDNEICYISELIPEQQSALQNRMGLLFIPVFVMLHFLEFLCYRHIDTTLSQAALDELQVLVHHDQGLYVCDVLRDISWEILGICQQITGNLQAALYSYQQSLSTQNQFSRIQTATQGRIQEVVSHR comes from the coding sequence ATGTTGGACAGACGAGTGATGCCTAATGATGGGATGATTGATATGACGAGTGGAAGTGACAGAGAAGGTTTCAGACTGAAGGGATCAGATGTGGACTTTATGTACTGGCTAAACAACCACCGAGTGATCATGGACATGTCTCAGTCTGAGTATTACAACAGAGCCAATACAACCTTGATTCTCTCTGACAGTTCTGagagtccaccaggattcacTCTACTTCAGTTACTGACACCAACAACAATCGGAGAGGTCCAATCAGCATGTGTCAGAATGAATGACAGAGTCTATATATCTAGTTCTACATACAGACAGCTAACTTGTTCAGTAGTAGAACCTAATTCTACTGTACATGGACCCTGTGGTAGTGGTGTTAGAGCAGGAGTAGAATATGACCATGCCTACTGTTTTGTTAGTGACTTTTGGCCTCTGTCTGCCTCCTCATGGATAGACAGATGTCATTCATGGCCTGATCCTGAAATTGTCAATGACATTGTCAGAAATGGATGTcactttgtagcaataggacacCCATTAGGACCCCATGAAAATCAAGAATGGAGATTTTCTTTTTCTCAGGCAGAAAATAAACTAGTGTACTCAATGAACCACTGCCAGTTTTTGACTTATGGATTGTTAAagtttttcttaaaagaagTAATGAATCAACAGTCAGAGGAAACCAATAAACTGTTGTGTTCCTATCACATGAAGACAACAGTTTTCTGGGcaattcaacaaaacacactacCTCACTGGTGTCCACAAAATCTCCTGACCAGTTTCTGGGTCTGCTTTAAACTCCTCCTTAGATGGGTGTATCAGGGAGTTTGTCCAAACATTTTCATACCACAAAACAACCTGTTTCTGACAAAGGTTCATGGCTCAGCACAAAACAGATTGTTCCTACAGTTACATGAATTGTACAAGAAAGGTCTGGCCTGTCTGTTACAGAGTTCCTCTATCAGGTCTTGCATCATTGATGTCCTGTACAATCCTAGACTTTCTATTTGTACAGATGAAAGTATAATGAGGTCTGAAGTTCATTATGATGTACAACTTGTAAACGAGTCTTTTAAAGTTGTCGCTAATACAGATCTATTTGGTCTTACCAAAGTCATACACACAATAGAACAGTTGGTAGATTCACCCCTGACACACTATCAACTTGTTGCATTACGCAGACTTACAGCTTTCTTATTTCAGTGTACTGCATCTAGATTACACAACATTTACACTTACACAGGTGTCAACAAACAGATGTATATTGCAGACAAAATGTCCTGTCACATGCTGAAATTAGCGGCCAAGTTTGGATGTGTATCTGACATGTTGTACATTGCCATGTATTATAACAAGACACTCAGATATAGGGAAGCTTTATCTGTTTTAGAGATGACTAAGATCAAGTTAGCACAGCCATATCTGATGTATAATTTACGTGTAGACAGAGAGAAGTATACTGAGGCTGTAGGGGGACAGTCCTGGTCTACAAAGAGCAGACAGGCTGTAGCATGGGATATCTTACTTGACAATGAAATCTGTTATATCAGTGAACTAATACCAGAACAACAGTCTGCTCTACAGAATAGAATGGGTTTATTATTTATCCCAGTGTTTGTAATGTTACACTTCCTAGAGTTCTTGTGTTACAGACACATTGATACAACATTATCACAAGCAGCTCTAGATGAGCTACAGGTCCTAGTCCACCATGATCAGGGACTGTATGTATGTGATGTACTCAGAGACATCTCCTGGGAgatcctggggatctgtcaacagatcacAGGGAACCTCCAGGCTGCTCTATACTCATACCAACAGTCACTTAGCACACAGAATCAATTCTCCAGAATACAAACTGCTACACAGGGGAGAATTCAGGAGGTAGTCTCACACCGGTAA